In Cutaneotrichosporon cavernicola HIS019 DNA, chromosome: 1, one DNA window encodes the following:
- a CDS encoding uncharacterized protein (Belongs to the iron ascorbate-dependent oxidoreductase family), giving the protein MTADTLSASTLPIIDIGPYLPGSSASYAERAETAAALHAACRDFGFFYLRVFPFIGDAERAQLLDYGREFFALPQAEKDAIHTQANTGFGVRGYQRMRQNVTAGKADHHEGLDFFAPSPFPPGTISPLAGENQWPANPEGMSAALKAWIEKMHVLGQSTMRGMADGLGLTTAEWDELWALCQDSFWSMRVIGYPPLPPGADGKSCGEHKDYGCLTFLHADACPGSLQVLSRAGGWINADMIPGCMVVNVGAMWERWTGGLWPATLHRVIHNGQTFRVSHPFFFEPAFHAPCKLLPAAVRRAREEGRESEIRDQGVIEYGEYLLGKVTTNFKYDEG; this is encoded by the exons ATGACAGCCGACACGCTCTCTGCCTCGACACTTCCCATCATTGACATAGGTCCCTATCTTCCTGGCTCTTCCGCGTCCtacgccgagcgcgccgaaACAGCCGCTGCGCTCCACGCCGCCTGTCGCGACTTTGGCTTCTTCTACCTCCGCGTCTTCCCGTTcatcggcgacgccgagcgtgCCCAGTTGCTCGACTACGGCCGCGAGTTCTTCGCTTTACCCCAGGCTGAGAAGGATGCAATCCACACGCAGGCGAACACGGGCTTCGGCGTGCGCGGATACCAGCGCATGCGCCAGAACGTTACAGCTGGCAAGGCTGACCATCACGAGGGCCTCGATTTCTTTGCCCCGTCTCCATTTCCCCCCGGTACCATCAGCCCGCTCGCGGGCGAGAACCAGTGGCCTGCCAACCCGGAGGGGATgagcgccgcgctcaaggcgTGGATTGAAAAGATGCACGTCCTGGGACAATCAACGATGCGAGGAATGGCAGACGGACTCGGCCTTACGACCGCCGAGTGGGATGAGCTGTGGGCGCTATGCCAAGACTCGTTCTGGAGCATGCGCGTAATTG GATATCCTCCTCTACCGCCAGGCGCGGATGGCAAATCGTGCGGCGAGCACAAAGACTACGGATGTCTCAC TTTCCTGCACGCCGATGCGTGTCCCGGTTCGCTACAGGTACTCTCGCGGGCGGGAGGGTGGATCAACGCCGACATGATTCCTGGGTGTATGGTCGTGAATGTCGGGGCGATGTGGGAGCGGTGGACTGGCGGCTTGTGGCCGGCCACACTGCACCGCGTCATCCACAACGGCCAGACGTTCCGCGTCTCACACCCGTTCTTCTTTGAGCCTGCGTTCCATGCGCCCTGCAAGCTCTTGCCTGCAGCGGTGCGGCGCGCACGGGAGGAAGggcgcgagagcgagatCCGCGACCAAGGTGTTATCGAGTACGGGGAATACTTGCTGGGCAAGGTCACGACCAACTTCAAGTACGACGAAGGGTAG
- a CDS encoding uncharacterized protein (SMP-30/Gluconolaconase/LRE-like region), producing MTILHPLDPKLRPIADAQYAAFYDKHIANLPYPTEVPWDPTIRNRPTVPGGNDTLLPDCKSRDIDLTTCTIRIFYPPAHAAKSPLPAFIWYHGGGMVMGLLGADNAFCTRVATTSRCAVVAVGYRLAPEHPFPAGHNDAWDALKYVHDHADELGMDTKRLAIGGSSSGGNLAACMAQRAGQEGIPLQFVALGVPVCDNTLSVETSASWEKLENAPGLPALKMLWYRDQYLPDKANWSNPLNSPLLATDSVLRATAPDYYISTAGLDILHGEGDAYADRLAALGKNVVHRHYPGLPHAVQNMDGVLDAARRYNRDMCVYIAQQFGRHAADCELEAMYPEGPEVTVPREDRSAAQPWITMTPPMRLGEAPVYRASDKTLHFVDFEAEPPLRLVLQLDDVGDAVGEPVATELSDSVSVICFRKDKPGYICAYYQGVGFLSEDGTLQKLKEIIPEAQRQVLRMNDGGIDPAGRFWITEIDIEALALGTGKIPAGRKCLARLWRYDPDGSLHLMDEDFACGNGVAWSPDNKTMYVNDSPRGLTYAYNFDISSGKISNKRVLIDRSVLGGEPDGMVVDVEGNLWITVWGTYCLMKYASDGTHIADIRFGAKDMACPTFGGPNNDILYLASAYDLRPTRRDSDMGGHLFKYDAGVRGLPKSPFDG from the exons ATGACAATACTGCACCCACTTGACCCCAAGCTGCGTCCCATCGCGGACGCGCAGTATGCC GCATTCTACGACAAGCACATCGCCAACCTCCCCTATCCGACCGAGGTGCCATGGGACCCCACGATCAGGAACCGGCCCACCGTGCCAGGTGGCAACGACACCCTCTTGCCAGACTGCAAGTCGAGGGA CATCGATCTCACCACCTGCACTATTCGCATCTTTTATCCCCCAGCCCACGCGGCCAAGAGCCCGCTCCCCGCTTTTATCTGGTACCATGGGGGCGGCATGGTGATGGGTCTGCTTGGTGCCGATAACGCATTCTGCACGCGCGTGGCCACGACTTCACGCTGCGCTGTCGTTGCTGTTGGATACCGGCTTGCGCCAGAGCATCCTTTTCCCGCGGGCCACAACGACGCTTGGGATG CACTCAAGTATGTCCACGACCAtgcggacgagctcggtaTGGACACTAAACGCCTGGCTATTGGCGGCTCATCTTCGGGCGGAAACCTCGCTGCGTGCATGGCACAACGGGCGGGGCAGGAGGGTATCCCACTTCAGTtcgtcgccctcggtgTCCCTGTTTGTGATAACACTTTGAGCGTGGAGACGTCTGCTTCATGGGAAAAGCTGGAGAACGCACCTGGGCTTCCGGCCCTCAAGATGCTGTGGT ACCGCGACCAGTACCTCCCTGACAAGGCCAACTGGTCGAACCCGCTCAACTcgccgctcctcgccacTGACAGCGTCTTGCGCGCCACCGCACCAGACTACTACATCTCAACTGCGGGGCTCGACATCCTGCACGGCGAGGGGGACGCGTACGCCGACCGCCTGGCCGCGCTGGGCAAGAACGTTGTGCACCGCCACTACCCAGGCCTCCCGCACGCCGTGCAGAACATGGACGGCGTCCTGGACGCTGCGCGGCGGTACAACCGCGACATGTGTGTGTACATTGCGCAGCAGTTTGGGCGGCACGCTGCCGACtgcgagcttgaggccaTGTACCCCGAGGGACCAGAGGTCACTGTTCCTCGCGAGGATCGTAGTGCTGCGCAGCCCTGGATCACCATGACCCCGCCCATGAGACTCGGTGAGGCGCCGGTGTACCGCGCTTCAGACAAGACGCTGCACTTTGTTGACTTTGAGGCCGAGCCACCGCTCCGCCTTGTgctgcagctcgacgacgttggCGACGCCGTTGGCGAGCCAGTCGCGACCGAGCTCAGTGACTCAGTGTCTGTCATCTGCTTCCGCAAGGACAAGCCGGGCTACATCTGCGCGTACTACCAGGGCGTCGGGTTCTTGAGCGAGGATGGCACGCTGcagaagctcaaggagatcaTCCCTGAGGCTCAGCGTCAAGTTCTCCGCATGAACGATGGTGGTATCGACCCAGCAGGTCGATTCTGGATCACCGAGATTGATATCGAGGCACTCGCTCTCGGTACGGGAAAGATCCCTGCGGGTAGAAAGTGCCTTGCAAGGTTATGGCGGTATGACCCCGATGGAAGCCTGCACctcatggacgaggacttTGCATGTGGTAACGGTGTGGCTTGGAGCCCAGATAACAAGACGA TGTATGTCAATGactcgccgcgcggccTCACATACGCGTACAATTTTGATATCTCCTCGGGCAAGATCTCCAACAAGCgcgtcctcatcgaccgcagcgtcctcggcggtgAGCCGGACGGCATGGTCGTCGA CGTCGAGGGTAACCTGTGGATCACAGTGTGGGGCACGTACTGCCTCATGAAGTACGCGTCGGACGGCACGCACATCGCCGACATCCGCTTTGGGGCCAAGGACATGGCGTGCCCGACTTTCGGAGGTCCCAATAACGATATCCTGTACCTCGCTAGCGCTTATGACCTGCGGCCTACGCGTAGAGACTCGGACATGGGCGGTCATCTGTTCAAGTATGACGCTGGCGTCCGCGGCCTGCCCAAGTCGCCCTTTGACGGATGA
- a CDS encoding uncharacterized protein (Glycoside hydrolase family 24), which produces MITPLLALALALTAAPAQAAGPFNIKEAVNCRTGPGRSYDIVKQYSAGDQVTLECQTEGENINDDTIWDKTTDGCFTSDYYVQTTGRAEYVAPKCDAPSTPTAEPCPTLNEAGTALLKEFEGFVPAPAPDPIGLPTVGYGHLCQTEGCSEVPYPFPLTEETATQLLNDDVPRYTSCLGDMLGSVTLNDNQWAALASWVYNMGCGQTADSTLISRINAGEDMATVVGQELPEWVHAGGEVLPGLVRRRDAEVALFNTPSGKEAYPTCA; this is translated from the exons AGGAAGCCGTCAACTGCCGCACGGGCCCGGGCAGATCCTACGACATTGTCAAGCAGTATAGCGCTGGCGATCAAGTCACGCTCGAGTGCCAGACCGAGGGGGAGAACATCAACGACGACACAATCTGGGATAAGACTACCGATG GCTGCTTCACCAGCGACTACTACGTCCAAACCACTGGGCGGGCGGAATACGTCGCACCCAAATGTGACGCACCTTCCACCCCCACCGCCGAACCCTGCCCAACCCTCAACGAAGCGGGCACCGCCCTCCTGAAAGAGTTCGAAGGCTTCGTTCCTGCCCCTGCGCCGGACCCGATCGGTCTTCCGACCGTCGGATACGGCCACCTCTGCCAGACGGAGGGCTGTTCCGAAGTACCCTACCCCTTCCCCCTAACtgaggagacggcgacTCAGCTCTTGAACGACGATGTGCCACGCTACACATCATGTCTCGGTGACATGCTGGGCAGCGTGACGCTCAACGATAACCAGTGGGCGGCACTCGCGAGCTGGGTGTACAATATGGGTTGCGGGCAGACTGCCGATAGCACGCTCATCTCCCGCATCAACGCTGGTGAGGATATGGCCACTGTTGTGGGTCAAGAGCTGCCGGAGTGGGTCCATGCCGGTGGGGAAGTCCTGCCGGGCCTAGTGCGccggcgcgacgccgaggtcgcgctctTCAACACTCCCAGTGGTAAGGAGGCTTACCCGACATGCGCGTAG
- a CDS encoding uncharacterized protein (Transmembrane amino acid transporter protein), protein MRNGAGTHNADLDATAAELMRYREQYRDGAIDSSINAQPVEVYLYYARHERTRENADTRPAPDAPWVALGKRLRGKSDDIIPVPRMHPVASMVARTADTAAPINGGWRAIRENGVAVELMSMKGHSKNTSSANTDETLTEATQCKKVADIPDPLLTVQERETTYRLLRVASWQVIFYLITTDMLGWFTASKTFTLIGYGPGVLVYTGFFLFAFAGGQMLWRVYMNVDSEEFPVRSYADLGERTYGPPAKFLLNVLQSLQLIFNVGMFIVLQGQALAQIINFKFCYVVLNVFFALVGMLITQIRTIRNIAWFSNINVFINLSIMLVTAVGVGLYDPVPGQSGHRDLSEPIKLFGWVPPGTDWNTQVAACLLAVFSYGGAMIFVEFIAEMRRPADFWKAALCAQFLCYATYMFFGLFGYSMQGQYAAILPTVNIANIAFQAVTNIIGMLCVFATMSLYAHIGCKLIYRVILRGYFRAPSLTSRKGAIYWAITVLGYYCVAWTLGSAIPNITDINVIIGAVCALQFTFTFPPLLLLGHWMQVDAAAGDIPWTPGMEPYSNRVDSWADWSRWKRGMVRWWFFKLLLLIQFLGSLTLAGLGIYSGVRTAKQSYSMGITRAFSCRAPGQPLH, encoded by the exons ATGCGCAATGGCGCAGGAACACACAATGCCGACCTGGACGCAACGGCAGCAGAGCTCATGCGGTATCGCGAGCAATACCGTGACGGCGCAATAGACT CGAGTATCAACGCACAGCCAGTCGAGGTATACCTTTACTACGCGAGGCATGAGCGTACACGCGAGAACGCCGACACACGGCCAGCACCCGATGCGCCCTGGGTCGCACTGGGAAAGCGATTACGGGGCAAATCCGACGACATCATTCCCGTGCCACGGATGCATCCCGTTGCAAGCATGGTGGCTCGCACGGCCGACACTGCGGCTCCAATCAACGGTGGCTGGCGCGCAATCCGAGAGAACGGGGTGGCGGTCGAGCTCATGTCCATGAAAGGGCACTCGAAAAACACTTCGTCTGCCAACACGGACGAGACGTTGACCGAAGCGACACAGTGCAAGAAGGTGGCAGATATCCCAGACCCTCTCCTCACGGTGCAGGAACGCGAGACGACAtaccgcctcctccgcgtcgCGAGCTGGCAGGTCATCTTCTACCTCATCACTACCGACATGCTTGGATGGTTCACAGCCAGCAAGACGTTTACCCTGATCGGCTACGGGCCAGGTGTGCTAGTGTATACTGGCTTCTTCCTCTTTGCGTTTGCGGGCGGACAGATGCTGTGGCGCGTGTACATGAACGTTGACTCGGAGGAGTTTCCGGTGCGCTCGTatgccgacctcggcgaacGCACATATGGACCACCAGCGAAATTCCTACTCAACGTTCTTCAATCCTTGCAGCTGATA TTCAACGTGGGCATGTTCATCGTATTGCAAGGCCAGGCTCTGGCACAGATCATCAACTTCAAGTTCTGCTACGTTGTGCTCAACGTCTTTTTCGCCCTGGTTGGCATGCTCATCACGCAAATCCGGACAATCCGGAACATTGCGTGGTTCTCCAACATCAACGTCTTCATCAACCTCTCCATCATGCTTGTCACCGCTGTCGGGGTGGGGTTGTACGATCCAGTCCCAGGGCAGAGCGGGCACCGAGACCTATCCGAGCCGATCAAGCTGTTTGGGTGGGTGCCACCCGGTACAGATTGGAACACGCAGGTGGCGGCATGTCTGCTTGCCGTGTTCAGCTACGGTGGCGCAATGATCTTTGTCGAGTTTATCGCCGAGATGCGCCGTCCCGCCGACTTTTGGAAAGCTGCACTTTGCGCCCAGTTCCTCTGCTACGCGACCTACATGTTCTTCGGCCTCTTCGGCTACTCGATGCAGGGACAGTACGCAGCGATCCTGCCGACAGTCAACATCGCCAACATTGCGTTCCAGGCCGTCACCAACATCATCGGCATGCTATGTGTGTTTGCCACCATGTCGCTTTACGCGCACATCGGCTGCAAGCTGATCTACCGCGTCATCCTGCGCGGATACTTCCGTGCGCCGTCCCTCACATCACGCAAGGGCGCCATCTACTGGGCCATCACTGTGCTCGGGTACTACTGCGTTGCTTGGACTCTTGGGTCGGCCATCCCGAACATCACCGACATCAACGTCATCATCGGCGCAGTCTGTGCACTCCAGTTCACCTTTACGTTCCCacctcttctccttctgGGACACTGGATGCAGGTTGACGCCGCTGCTGGCGACATCCCCTGGACGCCAGGGATGGAGCCGTACTCGAACCGTGTCGATTCGTGGGCCGACTGGAGCCGCTGGAAACGTGGCATGGTGCGATGGTGGTTCttcaagctcctcctcttgaTCCAGTTCTTAGGCTCCCTCACGCTGGCGGGCCTCGGGATCTACTCCGGCGTCAGGACCGCCAAGCAGTCGTACAGCATGGGCATCACACGCGCTTTCTCTTGCCGCGCACCCGGCCAGCCGCTTCATTGA